One genomic segment of Gemmatimonadota bacterium includes these proteins:
- a CDS encoding 4-hydroxy-3-methylbut-2-enyl diphosphate reductase, whose protein sequence is MESTYFRRGFGLKGEIEAQRSADYASGIVETVRANGNRLQVGPLTFRLAKEFGFCYGVDRAVDYAYETRRKFPDRRLLLVGEIIHNPHVNEKLAAMGIIFLEHNPGADFDFTDITPEDVVIIPAFGVTMKDFQRLRAIGCVLVDTTCGSVLNVWKRVDSYARDGYTAVIHGKHYHEETQATASQATKHDGGKYLVVFDMAEARMVCDVIEGKGDASALAERFAKACSPGFDFTADLRRIGVANQTTMLSGESLAIAAELRKSLIVAYGEAAVDDHFRSFDTICSATQERQDAVVELLQEPLDLMLVVGGYNSSNTCALAALAQSKGVRTYHLEDAEGVDPEAGTLRHQPVRTKREEVLADWLGDAKIIGITAGASTPNNKIGETIARVGAMIGVEVR, encoded by the coding sequence AAGGGCGAGATCGAGGCGCAGCGCTCGGCGGACTATGCCAGCGGGATCGTCGAGACCGTCCGGGCCAACGGGAACCGGCTGCAGGTCGGTCCGCTGACCTTCCGGCTCGCCAAGGAATTCGGCTTCTGTTACGGCGTCGATCGCGCCGTCGACTATGCCTACGAGACTCGTCGCAAGTTCCCCGATCGTCGGTTGCTGTTGGTGGGCGAGATCATTCACAATCCGCACGTGAATGAGAAGCTCGCGGCGATGGGGATCATCTTCCTCGAGCACAACCCCGGCGCGGACTTCGATTTCACCGACATCACGCCCGAAGACGTCGTCATCATCCCCGCCTTCGGCGTGACGATGAAGGACTTCCAGCGGCTGCGCGCCATTGGCTGTGTGCTGGTGGACACCACCTGCGGGTCGGTCCTCAACGTCTGGAAGCGGGTCGACAGTTATGCCCGTGATGGCTACACCGCGGTCATCCACGGCAAGCACTACCACGAGGAGACGCAGGCCACGGCGTCGCAAGCGACCAAGCACGATGGCGGGAAGTACCTGGTCGTCTTCGACATGGCCGAGGCGCGTATGGTCTGCGATGTGATCGAGGGGAAGGGCGACGCGTCTGCGCTGGCGGAGCGGTTCGCGAAGGCCTGTTCGCCCGGCTTTGATTTTACGGCTGATCTGCGGCGAATCGGGGTCGCCAACCAGACCACGATGCTCTCCGGGGAATCGCTGGCCATCGCGGCCGAGCTCCGGAAGTCGCTGATCGTGGCCTATGGCGAGGCCGCCGTGGACGATCATTTTCGCTCCTTCGACACCATCTGTTCCGCCACGCAGGAGCGTCAGGATGCCGTGGTCGAGCTGCTCCAGGAGCCGCTCGACCTGATGCTGGTGGTGGGAGGCTACAACTCCTCCAACACTTGCGCCCTGGCCGCCCTGGCCCAGAGCAAGGGCGTCCGGACCTACCACCTCGAGGATGCGGAGGGGGTGGACCCGGAGGCCGGTACCCTTCGGCACCAGCCGGTCCGCACCAAGCGGGAAGAGGTCCTGGCCGATTGGCTGGGTGACGCGAAGATCATCGGCATCACCGCCGGCGCCTCGACCCCCAACAACAAGATCGGCGAGACGATCGCTCGGGTGGGGGCGATGATCGGCGTGGAAGTGAGGTAG
- a CDS encoding GNAT family N-acetyltransferase: protein MPTASAARHATVADLSEILRVVNLAYQVEQFFIDGDRIEPAELLERFSRAEAEFLVVERADGEGLAAAVHFENRGDHGWFGLLAVDPAGQGAGHARTLLAAMEARCLQLGLPRLQLEMVDLRRELPAFYAKFGFAEMARKPFPDAGKLRRPAEMIVMGKQVNGERWTGTR, encoded by the coding sequence ATGCCCACTGCGTCAGCCGCCCGTCACGCCACCGTGGCCGATTTGTCGGAGATCCTCCGCGTCGTGAATCTCGCCTACCAGGTTGAGCAATTCTTCATCGATGGCGACCGGATCGAACCCGCGGAACTGCTGGAGCGCTTCTCGCGCGCCGAGGCCGAATTCCTGGTCGTAGAGCGGGCCGACGGCGAGGGCCTCGCCGCCGCGGTGCACTTCGAGAACCGCGGCGATCATGGCTGGTTCGGGCTCCTCGCCGTCGACCCCGCTGGCCAGGGCGCGGGCCATGCGCGCACCCTGCTGGCCGCCATGGAGGCGCGCTGCCTCCAGCTCGGCCTCCCCAGGCTCCAGCTCGAGATGGTCGACCTGCGGCGGGAACTGCCGGCGTTCTATGCGAAGTTTGGCTTTGCCGAGATGGCGCGGAAGCCGTTCCCGGATGCCGGGAAGCTGAGACGGCCGGCGGAGATGATTGTGATGGGGAAGCAGGTGAACGGTGAACGGTGGACGGGAACCAGGTGA
- a CDS encoding TetR/AcrR family transcriptional regulator: protein MPNPLHDNAKPKSGYHHGDLRAELIREGIRQLERGGVAELSLRQLAKSVGVTGSAPYRHFPDRSALLEAIAAEGYRRVAATLAPSGVRVAEGARRVVHFAAEHPAWWELMAGGGGAIGPDLEEARGSFLAELVGVVERSIGGESAEEAIRLAVAVWAALLGLVRLRASGGVAVLDEAMVPEPAALAESIVTGRPMPPAGARPR from the coding sequence ATGCCTAACCCGTTGCACGACAACGCCAAGCCGAAGTCGGGCTATCATCACGGCGATCTCCGCGCCGAGTTGATTCGCGAGGGAATCCGTCAGCTGGAGCGGGGTGGTGTCGCCGAACTCTCGTTGCGGCAACTGGCTAAAAGCGTCGGCGTGACGGGGTCAGCCCCGTACCGGCATTTCCCGGATCGGTCGGCGTTGCTGGAGGCGATCGCCGCCGAAGGGTACCGGCGGGTGGCGGCCACGCTGGCGCCGAGTGGGGTCAGGGTCGCCGAGGGGGCGCGGCGGGTGGTCCACTTCGCCGCGGAGCACCCGGCGTGGTGGGAGTTGATGGCGGGGGGCGGTGGGGCGATCGGGCCCGATCTCGAGGAGGCGCGGGGGTCCTTTCTCGCGGAACTTGTCGGGGTGGTCGAGCGATCAATCGGTGGTGAGTCAGCCGAGGAGGCGATCCGCTTGGCTGTGGCGGTCTGGGCCGCGCTCCTCGGTCTGGTACGGCTCCGTGCCAGCGGTGGGGTGGCCGTGCTCGACGAGGCCATGGTGCCCGAACCGGCCGCGTTGGCCGAATCGATCGTTACTGGCCGGCCGATGCCACCAGCTGGCGCGCGACCGCGGTGA
- a CDS encoding DUF72 domain-containing protein: protein MLAEYARWPLFRTVGIDSFFYTPPSERTLASYAAALPADFRCVSKVWDRITAHTFANPKERAHFGQLNPDWLNADLFTNEVLGPMQAHFAEHIGPFVFEFQTIARTAKLGAADFAMRLDAFFGQLPRGVPYAVELRNQEYLGPEYFAVLRTHGVAHLFNSWTRMPSIGEQFQLHDAITADFLVARALLRPGRSYSTAVDAFAPYDHVQDENPELRGDLAALAKAALELRVPAYLIVNNRAEGCAPLTITAVARQLVASAGQ from the coding sequence ATGCTGGCGGAGTATGCGCGCTGGCCGCTCTTCCGGACGGTGGGGATCGACTCCTTCTTCTACACGCCGCCCTCCGAGCGGACGCTGGCGAGCTATGCCGCGGCGCTCCCCGCCGACTTCCGCTGTGTCAGCAAGGTCTGGGATCGGATCACCGCCCACACCTTCGCGAATCCGAAGGAACGAGCCCACTTCGGCCAGCTCAACCCGGACTGGCTCAACGCCGACCTGTTCACCAACGAAGTGCTGGGGCCGATGCAGGCGCATTTTGCCGAGCACATTGGTCCGTTCGTCTTCGAATTCCAGACGATTGCGCGAACCGCCAAGCTCGGTGCCGCCGACTTCGCGATGCGACTCGATGCCTTCTTCGGGCAGCTCCCTCGAGGGGTCCCCTACGCCGTCGAGCTCCGCAACCAGGAGTACCTGGGCCCGGAGTACTTTGCGGTGCTGCGGACCCACGGCGTCGCGCATCTCTTCAACAGCTGGACTCGGATGCCGTCGATCGGCGAGCAGTTCCAGCTGCACGATGCCATCACGGCCGACTTCCTGGTGGCGCGGGCCCTTCTCCGCCCGGGTCGGAGCTACTCGACAGCGGTCGATGCGTTCGCGCCGTATGACCATGTGCAGGACGAGAACCCTGAGCTCCGCGGCGACCTCGCGGCACTCGCCAAGGCAGCCCTCGAACTCCGCGTCCCCGCCTACCTGATCGTCAACAACCGCGCCGAAGGGTGTGCCCCGCTCACGATCACCGCGGTCGCGCGCCAGCTGGTGGCATCGGCCGGCCAGTAA
- a CDS encoding DinB family protein — protein sequence MLAPGLVAQLESTRKFFGTTTSIFEEADAGYSPTAEMYTVAGQVAHAADTLDWFVDGALGKGWDMDFEASIARAKTPRTLAEAREMLDRAFSRAISVVGSASDATLLEAIPNDPILDGAPRMAVISAIVDHTAHHRGSLAVYARLLGKVPPMPYA from the coding sequence ATGCTCGCCCCAGGTCTCGTTGCGCAGCTGGAGTCCACCCGCAAGTTCTTCGGCACCACCACCTCGATCTTCGAGGAGGCCGATGCCGGCTATTCGCCGACCGCCGAGATGTACACGGTGGCCGGGCAGGTGGCGCACGCCGCCGACACGCTCGACTGGTTCGTCGACGGGGCGTTGGGCAAGGGATGGGACATGGACTTCGAGGCGTCGATCGCGCGCGCCAAGACGCCGCGCACGCTGGCCGAGGCGCGGGAGATGCTCGACCGCGCCTTCTCGCGTGCCATTTCCGTCGTGGGCTCCGCTTCCGATGCGACGTTGCTCGAGGCGATCCCCAATGATCCGATCCTCGACGGCGCCCCGCGGATGGCGGTGATCAGCGCGATCGTCGATCACACGGCGCATCATCGGGGTTCGTTGGCGGTGTATGCGCGGCTGCTCGGGAAGGTGCCGCCGATGCCGTACGCCTGA
- a CDS encoding DNA polymerase III subunit alpha gives MYGRSGRRRAQHAAPLPGSPRDAWLRPAADLERHFPDVPEAFAAAAVIAERCQYRIPIGRTIAPRHAEASDALQQLRSLAYEGALRRYGTIAPVTRDRLEHELAIIGMKGFADYFLVVRDIVLHGPTHCGRGSVANSIVSYCLGITHVEPLGAGLLFERFLNPARRDPPDIDLDFPWDERDRILAWVFRKHPRPRAAMVANHNCLRLAGALREVAKVFGRPAAEIRDITRRIPHFGSGEPVNELLASHPNFRGMRLPQGWDRITTLADSLVGTPRHLSLHPGGVVIVPGALTDVVPLEPAAKRLADAPDLTVPVIQFEKDGAEDAGLVKIDLLGNRSLAVIRDAIAMVHVNTGVQLDYTSQQAGNDPATRALFRTGDTLGVFYTESPASRMLNLKSQAESFELLVLNTSIIRPAANRFIQQYLERLYGMEYEPLHPSLRDTLAETFGVMVYQEDVVNVAHAFAGLDWSAADGLRKALAKKRPGKQLAAYFEEFVRGARAHGRDEASIITVWEMVLSFSGYSFCKGHSCSYIQVAQQSAYLRANHPAEFIAAVLSNEGGFYRSFAYVAEARRMGVAILPPCVNASAWRCTGHREGMRVGLMFVKGLSREGADQLLATRDTSGPFTSLADLRTRSAMAPDDIRLLVKVGALDGIAGGMTRPQLLWMVDTTDRGVTAAAEEMLTTPPPVPTLRDYDTERKRRDAWALLGFCLDAHPMALHAEELTRFRLVKSSDLQRHVGKRVLMAGMYTTGKPVHTATHEPMQFVTFDDGDGLIECVLFPAVYRERAHVLFDQGPFIFRGVVEESFGALTVTISHLERLERMLARLGPRPQGSSESSMIDHR, from the coding sequence GTGTACGGGCGCAGCGGGCGGCGTAGGGCGCAGCATGCTGCGCCCCTACCAGGATCCCCCCGCGACGCCTGGCTCCGCCCCGCCGCCGATCTCGAACGCCACTTCCCCGATGTCCCCGAGGCCTTCGCCGCCGCGGCCGTGATCGCCGAGCGCTGTCAGTATCGCATCCCGATCGGCCGCACCATCGCGCCCCGGCATGCCGAGGCCAGTGACGCCTTGCAGCAACTGCGCTCGCTCGCCTACGAAGGGGCGCTGCGTCGCTACGGCACCATCGCGCCGGTCACGCGCGATCGACTCGAGCACGAGCTCGCCATCATCGGCATGAAGGGCTTCGCCGACTATTTCCTGGTGGTCCGCGACATCGTTCTCCACGGCCCGACCCATTGCGGCCGCGGCTCGGTCGCCAACTCGATCGTCTCCTACTGCCTCGGCATCACCCACGTCGAGCCGCTCGGCGCGGGGCTCCTCTTCGAGCGCTTTCTCAATCCGGCGCGGCGCGACCCGCCCGACATCGACCTCGACTTCCCCTGGGACGAACGCGACCGGATCCTCGCGTGGGTCTTCCGCAAGCATCCACGCCCGCGCGCCGCGATGGTCGCCAACCACAACTGCCTCCGCCTCGCCGGCGCGCTGCGCGAGGTCGCCAAGGTGTTCGGCCGGCCGGCCGCCGAGATCCGCGACATCACCCGGCGCATTCCGCACTTCGGCAGCGGCGAGCCCGTCAACGAACTGCTCGCCTCGCATCCCAACTTCCGCGGGATGCGGCTGCCGCAGGGATGGGACCGGATCACCACGCTGGCCGACAGCCTGGTCGGCACGCCGCGGCATCTCTCGCTGCATCCGGGCGGCGTGGTGATCGTCCCCGGCGCGCTCACCGACGTGGTGCCGCTCGAGCCCGCCGCGAAGCGGCTCGCCGACGCCCCCGACCTGACCGTCCCGGTGATCCAGTTCGAGAAGGACGGCGCCGAAGACGCCGGGCTCGTGAAGATCGACCTCCTCGGCAACCGCTCGCTCGCGGTGATCCGCGATGCGATCGCGATGGTCCACGTCAACACCGGCGTGCAACTCGACTACACCTCGCAGCAGGCCGGCAACGATCCCGCAACGCGCGCCCTCTTCCGCACCGGCGACACGCTCGGCGTCTTCTACACCGAGTCGCCCGCGAGCCGCATGCTGAACCTGAAGAGCCAGGCCGAGTCGTTCGAGTTGCTGGTGCTCAACACCAGCATCATCCGCCCCGCAGCCAATCGCTTCATCCAGCAATACCTCGAACGGCTGTACGGCATGGAGTACGAGCCGCTGCATCCCTCCCTGCGCGACACCCTCGCCGAGACGTTCGGCGTGATGGTGTACCAGGAAGACGTGGTGAATGTCGCCCATGCCTTCGCCGGACTCGACTGGTCGGCCGCCGACGGGCTCCGCAAGGCGCTCGCGAAGAAGCGCCCGGGGAAGCAGCTCGCCGCCTACTTCGAGGAGTTCGTGCGCGGCGCGCGGGCGCACGGGCGCGACGAGGCCAGCATCATCACCGTCTGGGAGATGGTGCTCTCCTTCTCCGGCTACTCCTTCTGCAAGGGCCACTCCTGCTCCTACATCCAGGTGGCGCAGCAGAGCGCCTACCTGCGCGCCAATCATCCCGCCGAGTTCATCGCGGCCGTGCTCTCGAATGAGGGCGGCTTCTACCGCAGCTTTGCCTATGTCGCCGAGGCGCGGCGCATGGGGGTCGCCATCCTGCCCCCCTGCGTGAATGCCAGTGCGTGGCGCTGCACCGGCCACCGCGAGGGGATGCGCGTCGGGCTGATGTTCGTGAAGGGATTGTCGCGGGAGGGCGCCGACCAGCTGCTCGCCACGCGCGACACGAGCGGTCCCTTCACCTCGCTCGCCGACCTCCGCACCCGCAGCGCCATGGCACCCGACGATATCCGCCTGCTGGTGAAGGTCGGCGCGCTCGATGGGATCGCGGGTGGGATGACTCGGCCGCAACTGTTGTGGATGGTCGATACGACCGACCGCGGAGTGACGGCCGCTGCTGAGGAGATGCTGACGACGCCACCCCCCGTCCCCACGCTTCGCGACTACGACACCGAACGCAAACGGCGCGATGCCTGGGCCCTGCTCGGCTTCTGCCTCGACGCCCACCCGATGGCGCTGCACGCCGAAGAGCTCACCCGCTTCCGCCTGGTGAAGAGCAGCGACTTGCAACGGCACGTCGGCAAGCGCGTACTGATGGCCGGGATGTACACCACCGGCAAACCGGTCCACACCGCGACCCACGAACCGATGCAGTTCGTCACCTTTGACGACGGCGACGGGTTGATCGAGTGCGTCCTCTTCCCGGCGGTCTACAGGGAGCGCGCCCACGTCCTCTTCGACCAGGGGCCCTTTATTTTCCGTGGCGTGGTGGAGGAATCGTTCGGGGCGTTGACCGTGACGATCAGCCACCTGGAGCGGCTGGAGCGGATGCTGGCGCGATTGGGACCCCGCCCGCAGGGCAGCTCGGAGTCATCGATGATCGATCATCGATGA
- a CDS encoding photosynthetic reaction center cytochrome c subunit produces MVSSRTALTALAATALLVACHQTPATTPTPGSGATAAPAPTPAPGQPGPGGGRGGPRPSPDSLIKLRAGVLKTVAATIAGRENEPAEVVFKNIQVLKGKTAAEVLTTMENYSNALTAQCTTCHVAGSWADESRQNKSRARIMQTMVNSINGEHIPKMQMSGAAQVTCMTCHRGLRTPNQAIDAGLQKLNEAAKAGG; encoded by the coding sequence ATGGTGTCTTCGCGCACCGCCTTGACTGCCCTTGCCGCAACGGCACTTCTCGTCGCCTGCCATCAAACACCGGCCACGACACCGACGCCAGGGAGTGGCGCGACGGCCGCGCCCGCGCCCACGCCCGCGCCCGGACAGCCCGGTCCTGGTGGAGGTCGCGGCGGTCCGCGCCCATCACCCGACTCGCTGATCAAGCTCCGCGCCGGCGTGCTGAAGACGGTTGCCGCGACGATCGCCGGCCGCGAGAACGAGCCCGCCGAGGTGGTCTTCAAGAACATTCAGGTGCTGAAGGGGAAGACCGCGGCCGAGGTGCTCACCACGATGGAGAACTACTCCAACGCGCTGACCGCGCAATGCACCACCTGCCATGTCGCTGGTAGCTGGGCCGACGAATCGCGCCAGAACAAGTCGCGCGCGCGGATCATGCAGACGATGGTCAACTCCATCAACGGCGAGCACATCCCGAAGATGCAGATGTCGGGCGCGGCGCAGGTGACCTGCATGACGTGCCATCGTGGGCTGCGCACGCCGAATCAGGCGATTGACGCGGGGCTGCAGAAGTTGAATGAGGCAGCGAAAGCTGGGGGGTGA
- a CDS encoding cytochrome-c peroxidase, with protein sequence MPTQSIVRAARRASCWSLLLVILAGCGSDGTPTTSESPVAVVTPPPAPTPVTFAGVTAALTINPAQLPNYAAPALPPHYAGLIGSNTDNGRNAPITDAGATLGRVLFYDRQLSINNTKSCASCHAQASGFGDEAQLSVGFEGGLTSAHSMRLVNARFYGPGNFFWDRRAPTLEAQTIEPIQNAVEMGFDATHGGLVAVNARLQGLAYYRELFALVYGDSTVTTDRMQRAIAQYVRSIISTSSRWDTGYAQVFNPGLPDRGVNTPIPTFTAQENRGRELFFTAPPQGGAGCVACHVAPTFALAGNSLSNGLDAGETRIFKSPSLKNSGVPGRFMHDGRFSTLDQVVAHYNNGVQDGPALDQRLRGPGGTPLRLNLNAGDRAALVAFLQTLTDTQLAGDAKFGDPFKR encoded by the coding sequence ATGCCCACCCAATCCATCGTTCGAGCGGCGCGCCGCGCCTCCTGCTGGTCGTTGCTCCTCGTCATCCTGGCGGGATGCGGCAGCGACGGCACTCCCACCACCTCCGAATCGCCGGTCGCGGTCGTCACTCCACCGCCAGCTCCGACGCCGGTCACGTTCGCCGGGGTGACCGCCGCATTGACGATCAATCCGGCACAGCTCCCCAACTACGCGGCGCCGGCACTTCCGCCACACTATGCCGGGCTGATCGGGAGCAACACCGACAATGGCCGCAACGCGCCGATCACCGACGCGGGGGCAACGCTTGGGCGGGTCCTCTTCTACGATCGGCAACTGAGCATCAACAACACCAAGTCGTGTGCGTCGTGCCATGCCCAAGCCAGCGGCTTCGGCGACGAGGCCCAACTGTCGGTGGGCTTCGAGGGTGGCCTCACCAGTGCCCACTCGATGCGGCTGGTCAACGCCCGCTTCTACGGCCCCGGCAACTTCTTCTGGGATCGTCGCGCGCCCACGCTTGAGGCGCAGACGATCGAGCCGATCCAGAACGCGGTCGAGATGGGCTTCGATGCCACGCACGGCGGCCTCGTCGCGGTGAACGCACGGCTGCAGGGACTCGCCTACTATCGCGAGTTGTTCGCCCTGGTCTATGGCGACTCGACCGTCACCACCGACCGGATGCAACGCGCCATCGCACAGTACGTGCGCAGCATCATCTCGACGTCGAGTCGGTGGGACACGGGGTACGCGCAGGTCTTCAATCCGGGACTGCCGGATCGCGGCGTCAACACGCCGATCCCGACCTTCACGGCGCAGGAGAACCGCGGCCGCGAACTTTTCTTCACCGCGCCGCCCCAGGGCGGGGCCGGGTGCGTCGCCTGTCATGTGGCGCCGACCTTCGCGCTCGCCGGGAATTCGCTCAGCAACGGCCTCGATGCCGGCGAGACGCGGATCTTCAAGTCGCCCTCGCTCAAGAACAGCGGCGTGCCCGGGCGCTTCATGCACGACGGACGCTTCAGCACGCTCGATCAGGTGGTGGCGCACTACAACAACGGAGTGCAGGACGGACCGGCGCTCGACCAGCGCCTCCGCGGCCCCGGCGGCACGCCACTGCGCCTCAACCTGAACGCTGGCGATCGCGCGGCGCTGGTGGCCTTCCTGCAGACGCTGACGGATACGCAGCTGGCGGGAGATGCGAAGTTCGGGGATCCGTTCAAGAGATGA
- a CDS encoding NAD(P)H-quinone oxidoreductase has protein sequence MRAVLLPDLALVERPAPRPDEGELLVSVRAAGLNRADLLQRLGRYPAPPGWPTDVPGLEYAGVVTALGEGVTRFAIGDRVMGLVGGGAMVEQLTIHEAEAIRVPDRLRDVEAAAVPEAFLTAWDALVVRGRAERGDRVLMHAIGSGVGTAALQFAPLLGITMVGTSRTPEKLERCIALGLHHGVLTTDEDWPTAVGAPVQLIIDTLGAKALAANLGLLAPLGRLVVLGTMTGSETTIDLGVVLRKRLSIIGTAMRNRGAAERRVLMARFAAEVLPHLAGGALTPLVEAVVPMTEAARGYDLLAGNGTFGKVVLAW, from the coding sequence ATGCGAGCCGTCCTCCTTCCCGATCTTGCCCTCGTCGAGCGCCCCGCACCGCGCCCCGACGAGGGCGAGTTGCTGGTATCCGTGCGCGCGGCCGGGCTCAATCGGGCCGACCTGTTGCAACGTCTCGGCCGCTACCCCGCGCCGCCAGGGTGGCCCACGGACGTCCCCGGGCTCGAATACGCCGGCGTCGTCACGGCGCTCGGCGAGGGTGTCACCCGCTTCGCCATCGGCGATCGGGTGATGGGCCTCGTCGGCGGCGGTGCGATGGTGGAGCAACTCACCATCCACGAGGCGGAGGCGATCCGAGTCCCCGATCGACTCCGCGACGTCGAGGCGGCCGCCGTCCCCGAGGCCTTCCTCACGGCGTGGGATGCGCTGGTGGTGCGCGGTCGAGCGGAGCGAGGTGACCGCGTGCTCATGCACGCGATCGGCAGCGGGGTCGGCACCGCCGCGCTGCAGTTCGCGCCACTCCTCGGCATCACGATGGTCGGCACGTCGCGCACGCCTGAGAAGCTCGAGCGGTGCATCGCGCTCGGACTGCACCACGGCGTGCTCACCACCGACGAGGACTGGCCCACGGCCGTCGGCGCGCCGGTCCAGTTGATCATCGACACCCTTGGTGCGAAGGCCCTCGCCGCCAACCTCGGCCTGCTCGCGCCGCTCGGCCGGTTGGTGGTGCTGGGGACGATGACGGGAAGCGAGACGACCATCGACCTCGGCGTCGTGTTGCGCAAACGCCTCTCCATCATCGGGACGGCGATGCGCAACCGCGGTGCCGCGGAGCGGCGGGTCCTCATGGCGCGCTTCGCGGCGGAGGTGTTGCCGCATCTCGCCGGCGGCGCACTGACGCCCCTGGTCGAGGCCGTGGTGCCGATGACCGAGGCCGCGCGCGGCTACGATCTGCTGGCCGGCAACGGCACCTTCGGGAAGGTGGTGCTGGCCTGGTGA
- a CDS encoding YceI family protein, giving the protein MTRLATTLALLSLTATPLAAQSHYTLNPTGTEARYQVRELLAANTIENDVVGKTAGVTGGIALDKAGKVVSSGSKITIDLTLLKTDRDRRDGYVQRNTLETATYPNAVLVVKEITGLPAKMPTSGALNFTLVGDLTLKGVTKPTTWTVTATASPTGLTGTAKTKFVFSDFGIAVPRVPVVARVDDPIQLELDFNFVKDGK; this is encoded by the coding sequence ATGACCCGCCTTGCCACGACCCTTGCCCTCCTGAGCCTGACTGCCACCCCGTTGGCCGCCCAGAGCCACTACACGCTGAACCCCACCGGCACCGAGGCGCGCTATCAGGTCCGGGAGCTGCTCGCCGCCAACACCATCGAAAATGACGTCGTCGGCAAGACGGCCGGCGTGACCGGGGGGATCGCGCTCGACAAGGCGGGCAAGGTGGTCTCCTCCGGCTCCAAGATCACGATCGACCTCACCCTGCTGAAGACCGACCGCGATCGCCGCGACGGGTACGTGCAGCGCAACACCCTCGAGACGGCGACCTACCCGAACGCCGTCCTCGTCGTCAAGGAGATCACTGGCCTCCCGGCGAAGATGCCAACCAGCGGTGCGCTGAACTTCACGTTGGTGGGCGACCTGACCCTCAAGGGGGTCACCAAGCCAACCACCTGGACCGTCACCGCCACCGCGAGCCCGACCGGGCTGACCGGGACGGCCAAGACGAAGTTCGTCTTCTCCGATTTCGGCATTGCGGTGCCTCGCGTGCCGGTGGTGGCGCGCGTGGATGATCCGATTCAGCTGGAGCTGGATTTCAACTTCGTGAAGGACGGGAAGTAA
- a CDS encoding DNA-3-methyladenine glycosylase I yields MSYCTIAPGHPVHGSYHDTEYGFPLRDDAGLFERLILEINQAGLSWETILKKREGFRRAYDGFDPHVVAAYGETERARLLADAGIIRNRLKVDAAIHNAQRVVALIAEHGSFAAWLDAQGPLDKPQWVKLMKREFKFMGGEIVGEFLMSIGRLPGAHVGDCPIGAVLRRAMSEGS; encoded by the coding sequence ATGTCCTACTGCACCATCGCCCCCGGCCATCCCGTCCACGGCTCCTACCACGACACCGAGTACGGCTTCCCGCTCCGCGACGATGCCGGCCTCTTCGAGCGCCTCATTCTCGAAATCAATCAGGCCGGGCTGTCGTGGGAGACCATCCTGAAGAAGCGCGAGGGGTTCCGGCGTGCCTACGACGGTTTCGATCCGCACGTCGTCGCCGCCTATGGCGAGACCGAACGCGCGCGCCTCCTCGCCGACGCCGGCATCATCCGCAACCGCCTGAAGGTCGACGCCGCCATCCACAACGCGCAGCGCGTGGTGGCCCTGATCGCCGAGCATGGTTCCTTCGCGGCGTGGCTCGACGCGCAGGGTCCTCTCGACAAGCCGCAGTGGGTCAAGCTCATGAAGCGCGAATTCAAGTTCATGGGCGGCGAGATCGTCGGCGAGTTCCTGATGAGCATCGGGCGGCTGCCGGGGGCGCACGTTGGGGACTGTCCGATTGGTGCAGTGTTGCGGCGAGCGATGAGCGAAGGGTCATAG